A portion of the Calothrix sp. 336/3 genome contains these proteins:
- the dxs gene encoding 1-deoxy-D-xylulose-5-phosphate synthase yields the protein MHLSEITHPNQLHGLSIRQLQQIARQIRDKHLQTVAATGGHLGPGLGVVELTLGLYQTLDLDHDKVIWDVGHQAYPHKLITGRYSNFDSLRQKDGIAGYLKRGENQFDHFGAGHASTSISAALGMALARDAKGEKFKVAAIIGDGALTGGMALEAINHAGHLPKTNLLVVLNDNEMSISPNVGAIPRYLNKMRLSAPVQFFTDNLEEQFKQIPFVGESLSPEIGRIKEGMKRLAVPKVGAVFEELGFTYMGPVDGHNLEELIVTFQQAHQIPGPVLVHVATTKGKGYEIAEKDQVGYHAQNPFNLTTGKAVPSNKPKPPAYSKVFAHTLVKLAEANPKIIGITAAMATGTGLDKLQAKLPNQYIDVGIAEQHAITLAAGLACEGMRPVAAIYSTFLQRAYDQIIHDVCIQKLPVFFCLDRAGIVGADGPTHQGMYDIAYLRCIPNMVLMAPKDEAELQRMVVTGVNYTDGAIAMRFPRGNGYGVPLMEEGWEPLEIGKGEILRHGDDVLLVAYGTMVYPSMQVAEILSEHGVQATVVNARFAKPLDTELILPLAQKIGRVVTLEEGCIMGGFGTAVAEALLDADILVPVKRIGVPDILVEHAEPNESKADLALTSPQIAERVLQAFFQQQLSSVS from the coding sequence ATGCATCTGAGTGAAATCACCCATCCAAATCAGTTGCATGGTCTATCCATCCGGCAACTCCAGCAAATTGCCCGTCAAATCCGTGACAAGCATCTGCAAACTGTAGCTGCTACGGGCGGACACCTGGGACCAGGTTTAGGCGTTGTCGAGTTGACTCTAGGACTATACCAAACCCTTGACTTAGACCATGACAAAGTTATTTGGGATGTGGGACACCAAGCCTATCCCCATAAACTTATTACCGGACGCTATAGTAATTTTGACAGCCTACGACAAAAAGATGGGATAGCTGGTTATCTCAAGCGTGGGGAGAATCAATTTGACCATTTTGGGGCAGGACACGCTTCTACAAGTATTTCAGCTGCCTTAGGTATGGCACTAGCACGGGATGCCAAGGGAGAAAAATTTAAAGTTGCTGCCATTATTGGGGATGGAGCTTTAACCGGTGGTATGGCTCTAGAAGCGATTAACCATGCGGGACACTTACCAAAAACTAACTTGCTAGTTGTCCTGAATGACAACGAAATGTCAATATCCCCTAACGTTGGGGCAATTCCTCGTTACTTAAATAAAATGCGCCTCAGCGCTCCTGTACAATTTTTTACTGATAATTTAGAAGAACAGTTTAAGCAAATTCCCTTCGTCGGTGAATCACTTTCTCCCGAAATTGGACGAATTAAGGAAGGGATGAAACGCTTGGCGGTTCCCAAAGTAGGGGCAGTATTTGAAGAGTTAGGTTTCACCTACATGGGACCGGTGGATGGTCATAATTTAGAAGAATTAATTGTAACTTTCCAACAAGCTCATCAAATTCCTGGTCCGGTTTTGGTTCATGTTGCCACTACCAAGGGTAAGGGCTATGAAATCGCGGAAAAAGACCAGGTGGGTTATCATGCCCAAAATCCCTTTAATTTGACTACGGGGAAAGCTGTTCCCTCGAATAAACCTAAGCCCCCAGCCTACTCTAAGGTTTTTGCCCATACTTTGGTGAAACTGGCAGAAGCAAACCCGAAAATTATCGGGATTACAGCAGCGATGGCTACGGGTACAGGTTTAGATAAGCTACAAGCCAAATTACCTAACCAATACATTGATGTCGGAATTGCCGAGCAACACGCTATCACCTTAGCAGCAGGTTTAGCTTGTGAAGGAATGCGTCCGGTGGCTGCGATTTATTCTACCTTCCTACAACGGGCTTACGACCAAATTATCCATGATGTCTGTATTCAAAAATTACCTGTCTTTTTCTGTTTAGATCGAGCAGGGATTGTTGGTGCTGATGGTCCGACTCACCAAGGGATGTATGATATTGCCTACTTGCGCTGTATTCCCAATATGGTATTAATGGCTCCCAAGGATGAGGCAGAACTACAGAGAATGGTAGTGACGGGTGTGAATTATACCGATGGGGCGATCGCTATGCGTTTCCCCCGTGGCAATGGCTATGGTGTACCCTTAATGGAAGAAGGCTGGGAACCCCTGGAAATCGGCAAAGGGGAAATTCTCCGCCATGGAGATGATGTCCTGCTTGTAGCCTATGGCACTATGGTTTATCCATCAATGCAGGTAGCAGAAATTCTCAGTGAACATGGAGTACAAGCAACTGTAGTCAATGCTCGCTTTGCTAAACCTCTGGATACGGAACTGATTCTTCCCCTCGCCCAAAAAATTGGTCGGGTTGTCACCCTGGAGGAGGGTTGTATTATGGGTGGTTTTGGTACTGCTGTTGCTGAAGCTTTACTTGATGCTGATATTCTTGTACCTGTGAAGCGCATTGGTGTACCGGATATTCTCGTAGAACACGCTGAACCAAATGAATCGAAGGCTGATTTAGCCCTAACTAGCCCACAAATTGCGGAGAGAGTCCTACAGGCTTTTTTCCAACAACAATTATCATCTGTGAGTTAG
- a CDS encoding heme o synthase — translation MIETTNVSKQHDTFLQVIHSYYLLTKPRIIPLLLITTAGSMWIAAKGEVNPLLLLVTLAGGTLAAASAQTINCIYDRDIDYDMERTRHRPIPSGRIQPRDALIFAIILAALSFTLLTVFANLLAASLAMSGIVFYVLIYTHWLKRHSTQNIVIGGAAGAIPTLVGWAAVTDSMSWTGWLLFGIVFLWTPPHFWALALMIRDDYAKVGIPMLPVIAGNQATVKQIWIYTLVTVVASMMLVCPLGQTGFFYGAIALWLGGIFIHKAWQLLQNPDDKTLARGLFLYSISYMMLLCLGMVVDSLPLTHQVMSVIVSKLHFIG, via the coding sequence ATGATTGAGACAACAAATGTCTCCAAGCAGCACGATACATTTCTCCAAGTTATTCATAGTTACTATCTACTGACTAAGCCGAGGATTATTCCTCTTTTATTAATTACAACGGCTGGCAGTATGTGGATTGCGGCAAAGGGAGAAGTTAATCCTTTGCTATTACTAGTAACTCTAGCTGGTGGAACTTTAGCTGCGGCGAGTGCTCAAACAATTAACTGTATTTATGACAGAGATATAGATTATGACATGGAGCGGACACGTCATCGCCCCATTCCCTCTGGCAGAATTCAACCTCGTGATGCACTGATTTTTGCCATTATTTTGGCTGCCCTTTCTTTTACTCTGCTGACCGTATTTGCTAACTTGCTAGCAGCTAGTTTGGCAATGTCTGGCATCGTTTTTTATGTACTAATTTACACTCACTGGTTAAAACGTCATAGTACTCAAAATATTGTCATTGGTGGTGCGGCAGGAGCAATCCCCACCCTTGTTGGTTGGGCAGCAGTCACCGACTCCATGAGTTGGACTGGATGGTTATTATTTGGCATTGTCTTTTTGTGGACACCGCCCCATTTTTGGGCATTAGCACTCATGATTCGGGATGATTACGCAAAAGTTGGCATACCAATGTTACCCGTAATTGCTGGAAATCAGGCTACTGTCAAACAAATTTGGATTTATACTTTGGTGACAGTTGTCGCCAGTATGATGCTAGTCTGTCCCCTGGGGCAAACCGGATTTTTCTATGGGGCGATCGCTCTGTGGTTAGGTGGTATCTTTATTCACAAAGCTTGGCAATTATTGCAAAATCCCGATGATAAAACCCTAGCAAGAGGATTATTTCTTTACTCGATTTCCTACATGATGTTGTTATGTTTAGGAATGGTGGTAGATAGTTTACCTTTAACTCACCAAGTCATGAGTGTAATTGTGAGTAAACTCCATTTTATTGGGTAA
- a CDS encoding cytochrome c oxidase subunit II, which translates to MKIPSSIWTLLIGIGLTLISLWYGQNHGLLPVAASESASLVDGLFNTMMTISTGIFILVEGVLIICAFKFRRRPGDNTDGPPVEGNVPLEILWTGIPAIIVIVLSVYSFEVYNSLGGINPHAVHEAVIKQEMTMVPGSAMAATLTENHEHHHMGKAQTQIAQAFDAEDKPADIFVKITGLQYAFLFSYPETGITAGELHLPIGKKAQINMTANDVIHAFWVPEFRLKQDAIPGRESEFSFTPTKIGNYALICAELCGPYHGAMRSQVIVQSQEDFDKWQQEQVVAAKAEINQAIALNPTEKSVDNFLAPYTQNMGIKPELLKQISQ; encoded by the coding sequence GTGAAAATTCCAAGTTCCATCTGGACATTACTCATCGGCATCGGGTTGACACTCATCAGTCTCTGGTATGGTCAAAACCATGGACTGTTGCCTGTTGCAGCTTCCGAATCTGCCTCCCTAGTTGATGGTCTGTTCAATACGATGATGACCATTTCCACAGGTATTTTTATTCTCGTCGAAGGTGTTTTAATTATTTGTGCCTTCAAATTCCGTCGCCGTCCTGGAGATAACACCGATGGTCCCCCAGTGGAAGGCAACGTACCCCTAGAAATTCTTTGGACAGGAATTCCCGCCATTATTGTGATCGTTCTTTCTGTATATAGCTTTGAGGTATATAACTCCCTGGGTGGAATTAATCCCCATGCAGTGCATGAAGCAGTGATTAAGCAAGAGATGACAATGGTTCCGGGGAGCGCAATGGCGGCAACATTGACTGAGAACCACGAACACCATCATATGGGCAAAGCTCAAACCCAGATTGCCCAAGCATTTGATGCAGAAGATAAACCTGCGGATATTTTTGTCAAAATCACAGGTTTACAATATGCTTTTCTTTTTAGTTATCCAGAGACGGGAATTACTGCTGGTGAACTTCACTTACCCATTGGCAAAAAAGCCCAAATAAACATGACTGCCAACGATGTGATTCATGCTTTTTGGGTTCCGGAATTTCGTCTAAAGCAAGACGCTATTCCCGGTCGGGAAAGTGAGTTTAGTTTTACACCGACAAAAATTGGTAACTATGCTTTAATTTGTGCCGAATTATGTGGTCCTTATCACGGAGCAATGCGTAGTCAAGTCATTGTGCAATCTCAAGAAGACTTTGATAAGTGGCAACAAGAGCAAGTCGTGGCAGCAAAAGCAGAAATTAATCAGGCGATCGCCCTCAATCCTACAGAAAAATCAGTAGATAATTTCCTTGCCCCCTACACCCAAAATATGGGTATCAAGCCAGAATTGCTGAAGCAAATTAGTCAATAA
- a CDS encoding heme A synthase → MSEFVLDQQNLSAPKQQEPKDRIRRLVWRMCVATLILMAIGSATRVMNAGLACPDWPLCYGELVPTQQMNLQVFLEWFHRLDAALIGISAIALVGMSWWYRKLLPSWLPWAASFAAFLIVFQGILGGLTVTELLRFDIVTAHLGTALLFFTTLLVIGTALTPYQATATVGKLPWISLTAGILVYLQSLLGALVGSRWALHQCFGGYQLCNVMYSHIFGLVPPTVATLAVVLIAWRTPALHPALRRLANMAGGLLMLQILLGFATFRLHLQVEPLTVSHQAIGAALLGTLVVFTVLGIRDWAASRAINAQNELAMGSNP, encoded by the coding sequence ATGAGCGAATTTGTCCTAGATCAACAAAATTTGTCTGCTCCTAAACAACAAGAGCCAAAGGATAGAATTCGTCGCTTGGTGTGGAGGATGTGTGTCGCCACGTTGATTTTAATGGCAATAGGCAGCGCCACCCGCGTGATGAATGCCGGACTTGCTTGTCCGGATTGGCCTCTATGTTACGGGGAGTTAGTACCGACTCAGCAAATGAATCTCCAAGTCTTCTTGGAATGGTTTCACCGTTTAGACGCAGCTTTGATTGGTATCAGCGCGATCGCCCTCGTGGGTATGAGTTGGTGGTATCGAAAATTACTTCCTTCTTGGCTACCTTGGGCAGCCAGTTTTGCAGCCTTTCTCATTGTCTTTCAAGGAATTCTGGGCGGACTGACCGTTACAGAATTACTGAGATTTGATATTGTGACTGCACATTTAGGCACAGCGTTGTTGTTTTTTACCACCCTACTAGTTATTGGCACTGCCCTCACACCCTACCAAGCAACAGCCACAGTCGGGAAACTACCTTGGATAAGTTTAACCGCAGGCATTTTGGTTTACCTACAAAGCTTGTTAGGTGCTTTAGTGGGTTCTCGCTGGGCGCTACACCAGTGCTTTGGTGGATATCAACTCTGTAACGTCATGTACAGTCATATTTTTGGCTTAGTACCACCCACTGTGGCTACCCTGGCAGTAGTGTTAATTGCTTGGCGTACCCCTGCCCTACATCCAGCTTTAAGACGTTTAGCAAACATGGCTGGTGGGTTGTTGATGCTGCAAATTCTCCTAGGGTTTGCCACATTCCGCTTACATTTGCAAGTAGAACCCCTAACAGTATCTCACCAAGCCATCGGTGCAGCCTTACTAGGGACTTTGGTGGTATTTACAGTCTTAGGAATCCGTGACTGGGCAGCAAGTCGGGCAATTAACGCTCAGAATGAACTTGCCATGGGATCAAATCCGTAG
- the ctaD gene encoding cytochrome c oxidase subunit I: protein MVQAQISENTNIPLHSAHGERKWTDYFTFNSDHKVIGIQYLVTSFIFYCIGGVMADLVRTELRTPEVDFVTPEVYNSLFTLHATIMIFLWIVPAGAGFANYLIPLMIGAQDMAFPKLNAVAFWMIPPAGLLLIASLVVGDAPDAGWTSYPPLSLVTGQVGEAIWIMSVLVLGTSSILGAINFLTTIIKMRTPGMGFYQMPLFCWAMLATSALALVSTPVLAAGLILLSFDLIAGTTFFNPTGGGDPVVYQHMFWFYSHPAVYIMILPFFGTISEIIPIHSRKPIFGYKAIAYSSLAISFLGLIVWAHHMFTSGIPGWLRMFFMITTMIIAVPTGIKIFSWLATMWSGKLRLNTPMLFAMGFVGTFVIGGISGVMLASVPFDIHVHDTYFVVAHLHYVLFGGSVVGIFAAIYHWFPKITGRMYNEFWGKVHFVLTIVGLNMTFLPMHKLGLMGMNRRIAQYDPQFTTLNQVCTYGSYLLAISTFPFIINAIWSWLYGEKAGNNPWQALTLEWMTTSPPAIENFDHPPVLTTGPYDYGVAHESTSSPSEPQPVLAGVSTSVAEAETSKTE, encoded by the coding sequence ATGGTTCAAGCACAAATTTCCGAAAATACCAATATCCCCTTACACTCTGCACATGGGGAAAGAAAATGGACAGATTATTTCACCTTTAATAGTGACCATAAGGTCATCGGTATCCAATACCTGGTAACAAGTTTTATTTTTTACTGTATCGGTGGGGTGATGGCTGATTTAGTCAGAACAGAACTCCGCACTCCAGAAGTAGATTTTGTCACCCCGGAAGTTTACAACAGCTTGTTTACTCTCCACGCCACCATCATGATTTTCCTGTGGATTGTGCCAGCTGGGGCAGGTTTTGCCAACTATCTTATACCTTTGATGATTGGGGCGCAGGATATGGCATTCCCTAAGCTGAATGCTGTTGCCTTCTGGATGATTCCCCCCGCCGGTTTATTACTCATTGCTAGCTTAGTAGTTGGTGATGCACCAGATGCCGGTTGGACTTCCTACCCTCCCCTGAGTTTAGTCACAGGACAAGTAGGGGAAGCTATTTGGATTATGAGTGTTTTGGTGTTAGGAACTTCTTCCATCCTGGGAGCGATAAATTTCCTCACCACCATAATTAAAATGCGTACCCCCGGTATGGGGTTCTATCAAATGCCCCTATTTTGCTGGGCAATGTTAGCAACCTCTGCCCTAGCATTAGTTTCTACACCTGTACTAGCAGCCGGTTTAATCTTGCTGTCCTTTGATTTAATTGCCGGAACAACATTTTTCAACCCAACCGGTGGTGGAGATCCCGTAGTTTACCAGCATATGTTCTGGTTCTATTCCCACCCGGCAGTGTACATCATGATTTTGCCCTTCTTTGGGACAATTTCCGAAATTATTCCCATTCATAGCCGCAAACCGATTTTTGGTTACAAGGCGATCGCCTATTCTAGTCTAGCTATCAGCTTCCTCGGACTCATCGTCTGGGCACACCATATGTTTACCAGTGGTATTCCTGGCTGGTTACGAATGTTTTTCATGATTACCACCATGATTATTGCCGTACCCACTGGTATTAAAATATTCAGTTGGCTAGCAACAATGTGGAGCGGGAAACTACGCCTGAATACACCCATGCTTTTTGCCATGGGCTTTGTGGGAACCTTCGTTATCGGTGGTATCAGTGGTGTGATGTTAGCCTCTGTGCCCTTTGATATCCACGTCCATGACACCTATTTTGTGGTAGCACACCTGCATTATGTACTTTTTGGTGGTAGCGTTGTCGGTATTTTTGCTGCTATTTACCACTGGTTTCCCAAAATTACTGGCAGGATGTATAACGAATTCTGGGGTAAGGTTCACTTTGTTTTAACCATCGTGGGTTTAAATATGACCTTCTTACCTATGCATAAGCTGGGTTTGATGGGTATGAATCGACGCATTGCTCAGTACGACCCCCAATTCACAACCCTGAATCAAGTTTGTACCTACGGTTCCTATCTACTGGCAATTTCGACTTTCCCCTTTATTATCAACGCCATTTGGAGTTGGTTATACGGCGAAAAAGCTGGGAATAATCCCTGGCAGGCATTAACCCTGGAATGGATGACCACATCCCCCCCAGCCATTGAAAACTTTGATCACCCCCCCGTCCTAACTACGGGACCCTATGACTATGGTGTGGCGCATGAAAGCACCAGTTCGCCATCGGAACCCCAACCCGTATTAGCTGGTGTTTCCACCTCCGTAGCAGAAGCAGAAACAAGCAAAACAGAATAA
- the tyrS gene encoding tyrosine--tRNA ligase, which translates to MAQDFSWLHRGIVEIFPQPSDSETEIVSLEKRLTTTDRPLRVKFGIDPTGADIHLGHSIPVRKLRAFQDAGHTAVLIIGDFTARIGDPTGKSETRRQLTETEVAQNAQTYLEQVRPILDFDTPGRLEVRYNSEWLSKLDLGKILQLLSTMTVGQMLAKEGFAERYKKENPIFIHEFMYPLMQGYDSVAVEADVELGGTDQKFNLLVGRDLQRYFGQNPQYCLLMPILIGTDGVQKMSKSLDNYVALSEHPFKKYQKLQGTPDHLLESYFELLTDLSLDKLPENPRDRQVLLAKEIVRQYHGQKGITEIEKGEMPEFSLANIEFPAKLTAILSKTGLAASNSEARRKIQEGGVRLDGDRVTDIETTFSQASDLQARVLQLGKNKFVRLVGNE; encoded by the coding sequence ATGGCACAGGATTTTTCTTGGTTACATCGGGGTATAGTCGAAATTTTCCCACAACCTTCTGATTCTGAGACAGAAATTGTGAGTCTGGAAAAACGTCTGACCACTACAGACCGTCCCCTGAGAGTCAAGTTTGGCATTGATCCCACCGGTGCGGATATCCATTTAGGTCATAGCATACCCGTGAGGAAACTGCGAGCTTTTCAAGATGCTGGTCATACGGCAGTCCTAATTATTGGTGATTTTACAGCACGAATTGGTGACCCCACAGGAAAATCAGAAACTCGCCGGCAACTGACAGAAACAGAAGTGGCACAAAATGCCCAAACTTATTTAGAGCAGGTACGACCAATTCTTGATTTTGATACCCCTGGACGTTTGGAGGTGCGCTATAACTCCGAGTGGTTGTCAAAACTAGATTTAGGGAAAATTTTGCAGTTGCTTTCTACCATGACGGTGGGGCAAATGTTGGCAAAGGAGGGATTTGCCGAAAGATACAAAAAGGAAAATCCAATTTTTATCCATGAGTTCATGTATCCTTTGATGCAGGGCTATGATTCCGTAGCGGTAGAGGCGGATGTGGAATTAGGCGGTACTGACCAGAAATTTAACTTGCTTGTGGGACGAGATTTACAACGCTATTTTGGTCAAAATCCTCAGTATTGCTTGTTAATGCCGATTCTAATTGGCACGGATGGGGTGCAAAAAATGTCTAAGTCTCTGGATAATTACGTAGCTCTATCGGAACACCCATTTAAAAAATACCAAAAGTTACAGGGTACACCGGATCATCTCCTAGAAAGTTATTTCGAGTTGCTGACGGATTTATCCTTGGATAAGTTGCCAGAAAACCCCCGCGATCGCCAGGTTCTTTTAGCTAAGGAAATTGTCCGTCAATACCATGGGCAAAAGGGTATCACAGAAATCGAAAAGGGGGAAATGCCTGAATTTTCCCTGGCAAATATCGAATTTCCTGCAAAACTGACAGCGATTTTGAGTAAAACTGGTTTAGCTGCTAGTAATTCGGAAGCTAGACGCAAAATTCAAGAAGGTGGGGTGCGTTTAGATGGCGATCGCGTCACCGATATTGAAACAACTTTTTCTCAAGCTAGTGATTTACAAGCACGAGTTTTGCAACTAGGCAAAAATAAGTTTGTCAGACTTGTGGGTAATGAGTAA
- a CDS encoding heme-copper oxidase subunit III — MQSQTIDPAQTALNHHHAATVGGEHAAHPDHRVFGLIMFLVAEGMIFMGLFGAYLAFRGTLPVWPPAGTPELELLLPGVNTVNLVASSFVIHNADTAIKKNNLKGMQMWFALTAVMGIIFLIGQVYEYTHLEFGLTTNLFASAFYVLTGFHGLHVTIGVLAILSVLWRSRTPGHYSNNKHFGIEAAEIYWHFVDVIWIILFILLYLL, encoded by the coding sequence ATGCAAAGTCAAACAATTGACCCCGCACAAACGGCATTAAATCATCATCATGCTGCCACTGTTGGTGGTGAACATGCTGCCCATCCCGACCACCGGGTTTTTGGACTGATCATGTTTCTGGTGGCAGAGGGAATGATTTTCATGGGATTATTCGGAGCATACCTCGCTTTCCGTGGAACTCTCCCAGTTTGGCCCCCCGCAGGAACTCCAGAGTTAGAATTATTACTTCCTGGGGTGAATACGGTTAATCTGGTTGCCAGTAGTTTCGTCATTCATAATGCTGATACCGCAATTAAAAAGAATAACCTCAAAGGGATGCAAATGTGGTTTGCCCTGACTGCGGTTATGGGTATTATCTTTTTGATTGGGCAAGTCTATGAATATACTCACCTAGAATTTGGTTTGACAACTAACCTATTTGCCAGTGCATTCTATGTCTTGACAGGGTTTCACGGATTGCACGTCACCATCGGTGTGTTAGCAATTCTCTCTGTGTTGTGGCGATCGCGCACACCAGGTCATTACAGTAATAACAAGCACTTTGGCATTGAAGCAGCAGAAATCTACTGGCACTTTGTCGATGTCATTTGGATTATCTTGTTCATTTTGTTGTATCTTTTGTGA
- the pyrF gene encoding orotidine-5'-phosphate decarboxylase, with translation MQAENQIIVPLDVPTIEAAIALVERLPQVTFWKVGLELFTSTGSVILRELKSRQKRIFLDLKFHDIPNTVAGACRAAASLGVDLLTIHASNGRTCLELATTAIQEGAASTGVQPPKLIAITLLTSISPRQLAFDLKIPLELPEYALEMALMAKESGLNGAVCSPQEAAQLRETCGNDFLLVCPGVRPTWADKGDQQRTFTPSQAIQAGANYLVIGRPITAAADPELAWSKICAEIQNLEL, from the coding sequence ATGCAAGCAGAAAATCAGATTATTGTTCCTTTAGATGTACCGACAATCGAAGCAGCGATCGCTCTTGTAGAAAGACTACCTCAAGTAACTTTTTGGAAAGTCGGTTTAGAATTATTTACTAGCACGGGCTCTGTTATTCTTCGTGAGTTAAAATCTCGGCAAAAACGCATTTTTCTAGATTTGAAATTTCACGATATTCCCAATACCGTCGCTGGAGCTTGTCGGGCAGCTGCTAGTTTGGGGGTAGACTTATTAACAATTCATGCTAGCAATGGTAGAACTTGCCTGGAACTTGCCACCACGGCAATACAGGAGGGAGCAGCATCTACGGGTGTGCAACCACCAAAATTAATTGCTATCACCCTACTCACCAGTATTTCTCCCCGACAATTAGCATTTGATTTAAAAATTCCCCTAGAATTGCCAGAATATGCTCTGGAAATGGCACTGATGGCGAAGGAGTCGGGTTTAAATGGGGCTGTTTGCTCACCCCAGGAAGCCGCTCAACTGCGGGAAACCTGTGGAAATGATTTTTTACTCGTTTGTCCAGGAGTGCGTCCCACATGGGCAGATAAAGGCGATCAACAACGTACTTTTACTCCTTCCCAGGCAATCCAAGCAGGAGCTAATTATTTAGTTATTGGTCGTCCGATTACTGCTGCTGCTGATCCAGAATTAGCTTGGAGCAAAATTTGTGCAGAAATCCAAAATTTGGAGCTTTGA